The following proteins are co-located in the Streptomyces bottropensis ATCC 25435 genome:
- a CDS encoding DUF6328 family protein, whose amino-acid sequence MTMTEQPVEPAGEDTACCARHDSDRPQAGTEAPETARERVNRRWNEILQETRVTQTGVQILFGFLLSVAFTPLFRELATFDRVVYVTTVVLGGAATGSLIAPVSIHRFLSGQRMKDELVETAGRLMMCGMVLLALTIGGTLLLILRVVIPGVLAEVLAGAVMLWFGLCWYALPLYLRRRATRRSPTGAA is encoded by the coding sequence ATGACCATGACGGAGCAGCCGGTCGAGCCGGCGGGCGAGGACACCGCCTGCTGCGCGCGCCACGACAGCGACCGCCCGCAAGCCGGTACCGAAGCGCCGGAAACAGCGCGTGAGCGGGTCAACCGCCGCTGGAACGAGATCCTGCAGGAGACGCGGGTCACCCAGACGGGGGTGCAGATCCTCTTCGGATTCCTGCTCAGTGTGGCATTCACCCCGCTGTTCCGGGAGCTGGCAACGTTCGACCGGGTCGTCTACGTCACCACCGTGGTGCTCGGCGGGGCGGCCACGGGATCGCTCATAGCCCCCGTCTCCATCCACCGCTTCCTGTCCGGCCAGCGGATGAAGGACGAACTGGTGGAGACCGCCGGCCGCTTGATGATGTGCGGCATGGTCCTGCTCGCGCTGACCATCGGCGGAACCCTCCTGCTGATCCTGCGCGTCGTGATTCCCGGCGTCCTCGCCGAGGTACTCGCCGGCGCGGTCATGCTGTGGTTCGGCCTCTGCTGGTATGCGCTACCTCTGTACCTGCGACGCCGCGCCACCCGGCGCTCGCCCACCGGCGCGGCGTAG
- a CDS encoding DUF5133 domain-containing protein produces MIIPAEKELRAVLARFAQARIEHDVRPTGRTSRDLEDSTYTLCVMTGARTAKQALLAADALLEQYKASRTSTSQEDETLAA; encoded by the coding sequence GTGATCATTCCGGCGGAGAAGGAGCTGCGCGCTGTGCTGGCCCGGTTCGCTCAGGCACGTATCGAACATGACGTGCGCCCCACCGGCCGCACCAGCCGGGACCTTGAGGACTCCACGTACACGCTGTGCGTGATGACCGGAGCCCGCACCGCCAAGCAGGCTCTGCTCGCGGCCGATGCACTGCTGGAACAGTACAAAGCGAGTCGTACGAGCACCTCCCAAGAGGATGAGACGCTGGCCGCGTAA
- a CDS encoding response regulator — MTTVLVVDDQFLIRAGLVGLLRAAPGIKVVGEASDGAEGVMLAAETAPEVILMDVRMPGMSGIEATERILAQAGDPPPRILMLTTFDLDEYVYGALRAGACGFLLKDSGPERLLAAVAAVAGGDALFAPSVTRRLVEAYARQTACERPPDLDALTSRELEVLKLIARGLSNLEIADRLYISEATVKTHLNRTMTKLDLDSRAQAVVMAYESGLVTPGG; from the coding sequence ATGACCACAGTGCTTGTCGTGGACGACCAGTTCCTCATCCGGGCCGGCCTGGTGGGGCTGTTGCGCGCCGCACCCGGTATCAAGGTGGTCGGCGAGGCGAGCGACGGCGCGGAGGGCGTGATGCTGGCCGCCGAGACCGCCCCCGAGGTGATCCTGATGGACGTCCGGATGCCCGGCATGAGCGGCATCGAGGCCACCGAACGCATCCTCGCCCAGGCCGGTGACCCACCGCCCCGGATCCTGATGCTGACCACCTTCGATCTCGACGAGTACGTGTACGGGGCGCTGCGCGCCGGAGCCTGCGGGTTTCTGCTGAAGGACTCCGGTCCGGAGCGGCTGCTCGCCGCGGTGGCCGCGGTCGCCGGTGGCGACGCGCTCTTCGCGCCCAGCGTCACCCGCCGCCTGGTGGAGGCGTACGCCCGGCAGACTGCCTGCGAACGGCCCCCCGATCTGGACGCGTTGACCTCCCGCGAACTGGAGGTCCTGAAACTCATCGCCCGCGGCCTGTCCAACCTGGAGATCGCCGACCGCCTCTACATCAGCGAGGCGACCGTCAAGACTCACCTCAACCGCACGATGACCAAACTGGATTTGGACAGCAGGGCCCAGGCCGTGGTGATGGCGTACGAATCGGGACTCGTGACCCCGGGCGGATAA
- a CDS encoding oxidoreductase, whose translation MTTTRPVVLVTGASSGIGKETARGFVTAGFEVVGTGRKTSGLVPPTGVTYLDLDVGNDDSATAAVAEVIDRFGRIDVLVNNAGIGASGAVEENSLAQAQSLLNINVLGVIRMTKAVLPHMRTQGRGRIINISSVLGVAPQPFMALYVAAKHAIEGYSESLDHEVREHGVRVLIVQPAYTKTPFETNAAQPDTPLPLYAERRRNFDVMIKEAMEKGDDPAVVAQAIVTAATDRKPKLRYTAGPLASRVTKARRLVPAGTFDKQIRKNNRLPG comes from the coding sequence ATGACGACAACTCGACCGGTAGTGCTCGTGACAGGCGCGTCATCGGGGATCGGCAAGGAGACGGCCCGCGGCTTCGTCACGGCGGGTTTCGAGGTGGTGGGAACCGGCCGCAAGACGTCCGGGCTCGTCCCACCCACCGGCGTGACGTACCTCGATCTCGATGTGGGCAATGACGACTCGGCCACGGCCGCCGTCGCAGAGGTGATCGACCGGTTCGGCCGCATCGACGTCCTGGTCAACAACGCCGGCATCGGCGCGTCGGGCGCCGTCGAGGAGAACTCCCTCGCCCAGGCCCAGAGCCTCCTGAACATCAACGTCCTCGGTGTCATCCGTATGACGAAGGCCGTCCTGCCGCACATGCGCACCCAGGGCCGCGGACGCATCATCAATATCTCCTCCGTCCTCGGGGTCGCCCCCCAGCCCTTCATGGCCCTCTACGTCGCGGCGAAGCACGCCATCGAGGGCTACTCCGAGTCGCTGGACCACGAGGTCCGTGAACACGGCGTCCGGGTCCTCATCGTCCAGCCCGCCTACACCAAGACTCCCTTCGAAACCAACGCCGCACAGCCCGACACCCCGCTGCCCCTGTACGCGGAGCGACGACGCAACTTCGATGTGATGATCAAGGAGGCGATGGAGAAGGGCGACGACCCCGCCGTCGTCGCCCAGGCGATCGTCACCGCGGCCACCGACAGGAAGCCCAAGCTGCGCTACACCGCCGGCCCGCTGGCCTCACGCGTCACAAAGGCGCGCCGCCTCGTCCCCGCCGGAACGTTCGACAAGCAGATCCGTAAGAACAACCGCCTGCCCGGCTGA
- a CDS encoding vanadium-dependent haloperoxidase yields MSVRIRSVRPSAGMWRRALTTAAVLAVTGSALTVASQPAQAALPQQKIADPVHYWNDVLLQVIRREGGGPGPMSRSAAMLNAAIYDAESSYQLKWKGKITSKPYISVHKYDGWIEGPDEEERVIGRTAYNILLELYGKNQAHFLDSKFRERFGTEPTEFDLLDVTIVNRMVTQMTNARNGDGSGNDKVYVGENKPGAWRPTSYPDMPDPSCALHSQAVSPFWGEVQPFALTSGSQFRPANPGLYGTYEKLLASDAYKAQVEAVRSAGADRPTARTPVVNRTPDQEAAAWFWANDENGTYKPPGQLLQATREVSEARGLTTYENARLFALVSIAMADSGIAVRDAKFLTPIDLWRPVSAIREGGLDPEWKPLLKTRAGVNVTPCFPAWASGHATFGAAWAGVMKRYFASDNIAFDVTTDEPQSPVKTRHFTSFSAAATEDAYSRVWLGVHFPWDAEDGLTLGDKIAGHVFTTKLGEF; encoded by the coding sequence ATGTCCGTGAGAATCCGATCTGTCCGGCCGAGCGCTGGGATGTGGCGCAGGGCGCTGACCACGGCGGCCGTGCTGGCCGTCACCGGCAGCGCGCTCACCGTCGCTTCGCAGCCCGCACAGGCGGCGCTGCCGCAACAGAAGATCGCCGATCCCGTCCACTACTGGAACGATGTCCTGCTCCAGGTCATCCGGCGTGAGGGTGGCGGACCGGGGCCGATGTCCCGTTCCGCGGCGATGCTGAACGCGGCGATCTACGATGCGGAGAGCTCCTACCAGCTGAAGTGGAAGGGCAAGATCACTTCAAAGCCGTACATCTCCGTGCACAAGTACGACGGCTGGATCGAGGGTCCCGACGAAGAGGAGCGGGTGATCGGGCGTACGGCGTACAACATCCTGCTGGAGCTGTACGGCAAGAACCAGGCGCACTTCCTCGACTCGAAGTTCCGTGAACGGTTCGGCACCGAACCCACCGAGTTCGATCTGCTCGACGTCACGATCGTCAACCGCATGGTCACGCAGATGACGAACGCGCGAAACGGCGACGGCTCCGGCAATGACAAGGTGTACGTCGGCGAGAACAAGCCGGGCGCCTGGCGGCCCACCAGCTACCCGGACATGCCCGATCCCTCGTGCGCACTCCACAGCCAGGCGGTCTCACCGTTCTGGGGCGAGGTGCAGCCCTTCGCCCTCACCTCCGGCTCGCAGTTCCGTCCGGCGAACCCGGGCCTGTACGGGACGTACGAGAAGCTGCTGGCCAGCGACGCCTACAAGGCTCAGGTCGAGGCGGTGCGGTCCGCTGGCGCGGACAGACCGACCGCGCGTACGCCCGTCGTCAACCGGACCCCGGACCAGGAGGCGGCGGCCTGGTTCTGGGCCAACGACGAGAACGGCACCTACAAGCCGCCGGGTCAACTGCTTCAGGCGACCCGGGAGGTCTCCGAGGCCCGCGGCCTGACCACGTACGAGAACGCCCGGCTGTTCGCGCTCGTCTCCATCGCCATGGCGGACTCCGGGATCGCGGTACGGGACGCGAAGTTCCTGACGCCGATCGACCTGTGGCGGCCGGTGTCCGCGATCCGGGAAGGCGGGCTCGACCCGGAGTGGAAGCCGCTGCTGAAAACCCGGGCGGGCGTGAACGTCACCCCGTGCTTCCCGGCCTGGGCCTCGGGGCACGCAACGTTCGGCGCGGCCTGGGCGGGGGTGATGAAGCGCTACTTCGCGAGCGACAACATCGCCTTCGACGTGACCACCGACGAGCCGCAGTCGCCGGTGAAGACCCGCCACTTCACCAGCTTCAGCGCGGCGGCCACCGAGGATGCCTACAGCAGGGTCTGGCTCGGAGTCCACTTCCCGTGGGACGCGGAGGACGGCCTCACCCTGGGTGACAAGATCGCAGGCCACGTCTTCACCACGAAGTTGGGCGAGTTCTAG
- a CDS encoding VanZ family protein — protein sequence MARTALYDKAAKKAGRRADRGKPVLPWWGRALAMLLAFAVTVAFAVVLARLTLEPSAASVPLTHSNLRPGDSIRNYLAQPAFRDTVKQLGGNIVLGVPFGVVLPVLVPKVRGLLRVAVVTALVMLLVELVQGALITGRAFDIDDVLLNTSGALLGYLLIGRRLGRAVHPRRRHWWHRFTQRRATAAD from the coding sequence ATGGCGCGCACAGCTCTGTACGACAAAGCCGCAAAGAAGGCGGGGAGACGGGCGGACCGTGGCAAGCCCGTCTTGCCGTGGTGGGGCCGGGCGCTTGCCATGCTGTTGGCCTTCGCGGTGACCGTGGCCTTCGCCGTGGTGCTGGCCCGGCTGACTTTGGAGCCGTCGGCTGCCTCCGTACCCTTGACGCACAGTAATCTGCGTCCCGGGGACTCCATCCGCAACTATCTTGCACAGCCCGCTTTCCGTGACACCGTCAAGCAGCTCGGCGGGAACATCGTGCTGGGCGTCCCGTTCGGCGTGGTGCTGCCGGTGCTGGTCCCCAAGGTCCGTGGGCTGCTGCGCGTGGCAGTGGTCACGGCTCTGGTGATGCTGCTGGTCGAACTTGTACAAGGTGCGCTGATCACCGGGCGGGCCTTCGACATCGATGACGTTCTGCTCAACACGTCGGGCGCCTTGCTGGGCTACCTGCTGATCGGCCGTCGGCTCGGTCGCGCCGTACACCCAAGGCGCCGCCACTGGTGGCACCGCTTCACCCAACGGCGGGCCACTGCCGCGGACTGA
- a CDS encoding FAD-dependent monooxygenase, with the protein MMSKGAGPEIAILGGGIGGLAAAAFLRDKGFDSDVYEQATALTEVGAGLVIAPNAARLLRRLGVLDRFVKRAVRMEIGWEFRRWENGAVLSAETLQDGCIRLYGEHTYTAHRADLLDALRSAVPEHSVHLGKRCVSVEFEGDQAVLRFEDGETVRPDILIGADGVHSRVRSAIVGPTHAGESGICAFRALVPTEKAPDFARRRAQTLWIGPDHHLVHYPVSGEEYVNLVAFAPAGANNVESWTATATLRELLDEFAGWDPRLVELIRVADTPGRWALLDREPLDHWNRGNATLLGDAAHPMFPFFAQGAAQAIEDGAVLALCLAEAPDNPTAALGRYQELRRHRTARLQEVSHGRSHINHLPDGPEQQARDLAYSQADPLRANSWIYEYDPEVAVSASL; encoded by the coding sequence ATGATGAGTAAGGGAGCAGGCCCTGAGATCGCGATCCTCGGCGGCGGCATCGGGGGCCTCGCCGCTGCTGCTTTCCTTCGCGACAAGGGCTTCGACAGTGACGTCTACGAGCAGGCGACCGCCCTGACCGAAGTGGGTGCCGGCCTGGTGATCGCGCCCAACGCCGCCCGCTTGCTACGACGTCTCGGCGTGCTGGACCGGTTCGTCAAGCGCGCGGTCCGGATGGAGATCGGCTGGGAGTTCCGGCGCTGGGAGAACGGTGCCGTCCTCTCCGCGGAGACTCTTCAGGATGGGTGCATACGCCTGTACGGCGAGCACACTTATACCGCCCACCGTGCCGACCTGCTGGACGCCTTGAGGTCGGCTGTCCCCGAGCACTCGGTCCATCTCGGCAAGCGCTGCGTCTCCGTCGAGTTCGAAGGCGACCAAGCGGTTCTGCGGTTCGAGGACGGCGAGACGGTTCGCCCGGACATCCTCATCGGCGCCGACGGAGTCCACTCACGAGTGCGCAGCGCCATCGTCGGACCGACTCACGCCGGGGAGTCGGGCATCTGCGCTTTCCGGGCTCTCGTACCGACGGAGAAGGCACCCGACTTCGCCAGGCGGCGCGCCCAGACCCTCTGGATCGGTCCCGACCACCACCTCGTGCACTATCCGGTCTCCGGCGAGGAGTACGTCAACCTCGTCGCCTTCGCACCTGCCGGTGCCAACAATGTCGAGTCATGGACGGCCACCGCGACGCTCCGAGAACTGCTCGACGAGTTCGCCGGCTGGGATCCGCGTCTGGTGGAGCTGATCAGGGTGGCCGACACGCCGGGGCGCTGGGCGTTGCTCGACCGCGAGCCCCTCGACCACTGGAACCGTGGCAACGCGACCCTGCTGGGTGACGCGGCCCACCCGATGTTCCCGTTCTTCGCCCAAGGCGCCGCCCAGGCGATCGAGGACGGCGCTGTCCTGGCCCTCTGCCTCGCGGAGGCCCCGGACAATCCGACCGCGGCGCTGGGGCGCTACCAAGAGCTCCGGCGACACCGCACGGCACGCCTGCAAGAGGTGTCGCACGGAAGGTCTCACATCAACCACCTTCCGGACGGCCCCGAGCAGCAGGCGCGCGACCTGGCGTACTCGCAGGCCGACCCACTCAGGGCGAACAGTTGGATCTACGAGTACGACCCCGAGGTCGCTGTCTCGGCCTCGCTGTGA
- a CDS encoding MFS transporter, translating into MVQIDTPSASRGEGGRYTLSPGTLTAVVLAVCLAQIALSVPSLIIGLIQQDLAPSSAQLTWIAEAFMLPVAALGLGFGVFGDLFGRKRLLIGGATLIVVGSALAVLVPTEGSSADTRVTLLILAQVLNGIGAAAVFPTSLAMVAAGTHTTATRARGVAIWATALTVGGFLGPLLAGVAGKIELGWAGNANWRWAFVGVLVIAAVSVVVSLALAQNSASPEGRSIDWPGQVTAALGLFALMYAVIQGPESGWGTPQIVIAFIFAAVFLALFVFAESRAAEPLLLVSVFRNRAFAVNSVVTVIGMFAFLVIMYSTSIRLTTIQGFSPLRSSVAYLFFGGVGFVLLPLTYKLLERYNPRWVLFTSMILIGASGLWFAGVPTSDRAMGAIVGPLLLAGVGSALAIAAISAVAVNTLPNHLAGMASGATSTFRDLGFALGPAIAGAVALGRAADEIARKLASDPELKQAYEAFQAAAANAPADQRPQLEAAVHAVESGPLGANSVPASITLPDGQVVPFNPLKDVAFDALSSSYSIAYMLGGVAALVAAALILVGVRGGAGGAHLDDDPHTLDG; encoded by the coding sequence ATGGTTCAGATCGATACACCCAGTGCGTCAAGGGGCGAGGGTGGCAGATACACCCTGAGCCCAGGCACTCTGACGGCGGTGGTTCTCGCCGTGTGCCTTGCGCAGATAGCCCTTTCCGTCCCCTCACTCATCATCGGGCTGATCCAGCAGGACCTCGCGCCGTCCTCGGCTCAACTGACGTGGATCGCCGAGGCCTTCATGCTTCCGGTCGCCGCGTTGGGACTGGGCTTCGGCGTGTTCGGTGACCTGTTCGGCCGTAAGCGCCTGCTCATCGGGGGCGCCACGCTCATCGTCGTGGGCTCGGCTCTCGCGGTCCTGGTGCCGACTGAGGGATCCTCGGCCGACACTCGGGTGACGTTGCTGATCCTTGCCCAGGTCCTCAACGGCATCGGAGCCGCGGCCGTCTTCCCGACGAGCCTCGCCATGGTGGCGGCCGGGACGCACACCACCGCCACCCGCGCGCGTGGCGTGGCGATCTGGGCCACCGCGCTCACGGTCGGAGGCTTCCTCGGACCGCTGCTGGCAGGCGTCGCCGGCAAGATCGAACTCGGCTGGGCCGGGAACGCGAACTGGCGCTGGGCCTTCGTCGGCGTCCTTGTCATCGCTGCGGTGAGCGTGGTTGTGTCGCTGGCCCTCGCCCAGAACTCCGCCTCGCCCGAGGGCCGGTCCATCGACTGGCCGGGTCAGGTCACTGCCGCGCTCGGCCTGTTCGCTCTGATGTACGCCGTGATCCAGGGCCCCGAGAGTGGCTGGGGGACCCCGCAGATCGTCATCGCGTTCATCTTCGCGGCCGTCTTCCTCGCACTGTTCGTCTTCGCCGAGAGCCGTGCGGCCGAGCCGCTCCTTCTCGTGAGTGTGTTCAGGAACCGGGCGTTCGCCGTGAACTCGGTGGTCACCGTGATCGGAATGTTCGCGTTCCTCGTGATCATGTACAGCACCAGTATCCGCCTCACCACCATCCAGGGATTCAGCCCACTGCGGAGTTCCGTCGCCTACCTCTTCTTCGGAGGCGTCGGCTTCGTACTGCTGCCCCTCACCTACAAGCTGCTCGAGCGCTACAACCCCCGGTGGGTTCTCTTCACCAGCATGATCCTCATCGGCGCCAGCGGGCTGTGGTTCGCCGGCGTCCCGACGAGCGATCGGGCCATGGGCGCCATCGTCGGGCCTCTGCTTCTCGCCGGCGTCGGCTCGGCACTCGCCATCGCCGCCATCAGCGCGGTCGCGGTCAACACGTTGCCCAACCACCTCGCCGGTATGGCGAGCGGTGCCACGAGCACGTTCCGGGACCTCGGGTTCGCCCTCGGCCCCGCGATCGCCGGTGCTGTCGCACTGGGCCGGGCCGCCGACGAGATCGCCCGCAAGCTGGCAAGCGATCCTGAGCTGAAGCAGGCCTATGAGGCCTTCCAGGCCGCTGCCGCCAACGCTCCCGCGGATCAGAGACCGCAGCTCGAGGCGGCAGTGCACGCCGTGGAATCGGGCCCGCTCGGTGCCAACTCGGTGCCGGCCAGCATCACACTGCCGGATGGTCAGGTGGTGCCCTTCAACCCACTCAAGGACGTCGCTTTCGACGCCCTCAGCAGCAGTTACTCCATCGCATACATGCTCGGTGGCGTGGCTGCTCTCGTGGCGGCGGCGCTCATTCTCGTGGGGGTGCGCGGGGGCGCGGGCGGGGCTCATCTCGACGACGACCCGCACACTCTCGACGGCTGA
- a CDS encoding IclR family transcriptional regulator: MPRAHEPGRSVSSRLWDLLFSFDPNHTELSLADLVRRTGMPQATARRLTLDLLDAGALERTSDNRFAIGLPLWRLGTLAPRAETLRSAAQPFVEDLYTALRQHVQLAVLQGDKAVIIERLSAVNAVGLTSQIGGLLPLHCSGVGKVLLSHSSPAFIDEVLTGRLQRFTPKTIVEPAELRRELASCRSTGTVVVKEELTEGAESVATRIVDGRGKVVAALSVVVTAGSIKLQAAVPSLVASGLGMSRSLGWRPGIPIHTS, from the coding sequence ATGCCTCGCGCGCACGAGCCAGGACGCTCAGTCAGCTCTCGACTGTGGGATCTGCTGTTCTCCTTCGACCCCAACCACACCGAGCTGAGCCTCGCCGACCTGGTCCGACGTACCGGCATGCCACAGGCCACCGCCAGGCGCCTCACGCTCGACCTTCTGGACGCCGGCGCACTGGAACGCACCAGCGACAACCGGTTCGCGATCGGCCTGCCCCTGTGGCGCCTGGGAACCCTCGCACCGCGCGCCGAGACACTCCGCAGCGCCGCGCAGCCGTTCGTGGAGGACCTGTACACGGCGCTGCGCCAGCATGTACAACTGGCCGTCCTCCAGGGCGACAAGGCCGTGATCATCGAGCGACTGTCTGCGGTCAACGCGGTGGGTCTCACCTCGCAGATCGGCGGCCTTCTGCCCTTGCATTGCTCAGGGGTCGGCAAAGTGCTTCTGAGCCACAGCAGCCCGGCCTTCATCGATGAGGTGTTGACGGGAAGACTGCAGCGCTTCACTCCCAAGACGATCGTGGAGCCGGCCGAACTGCGTCGCGAACTGGCGTCTTGTCGCTCGACCGGAACTGTGGTCGTCAAGGAAGAGTTGACCGAAGGTGCCGAGTCGGTCGCGACGCGCATCGTCGACGGCCGCGGCAAAGTCGTCGCGGCCCTCTCTGTTGTGGTGACTGCGGGCTCGATCAAACTGCAAGCGGCCGTTCCCTCGCTGGTCGCGAGCGGACTGGGAATGTCCAGGAGTCTCGGCTGGAGGCCAGGCATTCCCATCCACACCTCGTAA
- a CDS encoding sensor histidine kinase: MRIHPLAVDALLAAALTSVALLLGPEAARQGQKPLDMTAYALVILVHVPLVLRSRAPVVVCCLVHATWLVYITADYWPVVCSFGPMLAVYTVASLLVPSVSVPCAALMGGVWIYAGAVNHTDSWPSVVGQAVVYPAVLWRFGLLARRSAELARQLRLEQAERARREVAEERGRIARELHDVVAHHMSVISVQTGLARFVFDTDRQTARTALGTIEATGKEALEELRRMLMLLRAADDGGPAGPMPGLARLAEMTERVRAGGVPVTLTVEGTRRPLAPGVDLCAYRVVQEALTNVLKHAPGASVEVRLRYEPHHVTVSVKDDGEGVIPARVRTGSGHGLLGMRERAKLYGGEIDIGPQDQGGFAVRLILPTSVRAPQQGDDATT, encoded by the coding sequence ATGCGGATCCACCCCCTCGCCGTCGACGCGCTGCTCGCGGCGGCGCTGACCAGCGTGGCCTTACTGCTGGGGCCGGAGGCCGCACGCCAGGGGCAGAAGCCGCTCGACATGACCGCCTATGCGCTGGTGATCCTGGTCCACGTGCCGCTCGTGCTCCGTAGCCGGGCTCCTGTCGTGGTCTGCTGCCTCGTCCACGCGACCTGGCTGGTGTACATCACCGCCGACTACTGGCCGGTGGTGTGCAGCTTCGGCCCCATGCTGGCCGTCTACACCGTCGCCTCTCTGCTGGTGCCGAGCGTCTCCGTCCCCTGCGCCGCGCTCATGGGCGGGGTCTGGATCTACGCGGGTGCGGTGAACCACACCGACTCCTGGCCGTCCGTCGTCGGACAGGCCGTGGTCTACCCGGCGGTGCTGTGGCGGTTCGGCCTTCTTGCCCGCCGCTCGGCCGAGTTGGCCCGGCAACTGCGCCTGGAGCAGGCCGAGCGGGCCCGGCGCGAGGTGGCCGAGGAACGTGGCCGGATCGCCCGCGAACTGCACGACGTGGTCGCCCACCACATGTCCGTGATCTCCGTGCAGACCGGTCTCGCCCGGTTCGTCTTCGACACCGACCGCCAGACCGCGCGTACCGCGCTCGGCACCATAGAGGCCACCGGCAAGGAGGCCCTCGAAGAGCTGCGCCGCATGCTCATGCTGCTGCGCGCAGCCGACGACGGCGGCCCGGCGGGCCCGATGCCGGGCCTGGCCCGCCTCGCCGAGATGACCGAACGCGTCCGCGCCGGCGGGGTCCCGGTCACCCTGACCGTCGAGGGCACCCGGCGCCCACTGGCCCCCGGTGTGGATCTCTGCGCCTACCGGGTGGTGCAGGAGGCGCTCACCAACGTCCTGAAGCACGCGCCCGGCGCGAGTGTGGAGGTGCGGCTGAGGTATGAACCGCACCATGTGACTGTTTCGGTCAAGGATGACGGGGAGGGGGTGATTCCAGCCAGAGTACGAACCGGCAGCGGGCACGGCTTGCTTGGCATGCGCGAGCGGGCCAAGCTCTACGGCGGGGAGATCGACATCGGCCCGCAGGACCAAGGTGGCTTCGCCGTGCGGCTGATCCTGCCGACCTCCGTGCGGGCCCCACAGCAGGGGGACGACGCCACCACATGA
- a CDS encoding TetR/AcrR family transcriptional regulator, which yields MVRYGKGHKSETRRRIIEAAGRRFKQDGIDGSGVSTLMKDAGLTNGAFYAHFASKDDLVTTAIADQLKVQAESVVASAAPGRVGLEQIVRGYLSPQHRERLGDGCPNAALLDEIGRCADTTRQAYTDGVLILIDGIAERMAPEAPSSARVKALSLLGLMAGTLQLSRALTDNQLANELLDQGVDNALALLDSWQRG from the coding sequence GTGGTGCGGTACGGAAAAGGACATAAGTCGGAGACGAGGAGGCGGATCATCGAGGCGGCGGGCCGCCGGTTCAAGCAAGACGGTATCGACGGCTCCGGGGTCTCGACGCTCATGAAGGACGCCGGGCTGACCAATGGCGCCTTCTACGCTCACTTCGCATCCAAGGACGACCTCGTCACCACGGCAATCGCCGACCAGTTGAAGGTGCAGGCCGAGAGCGTCGTCGCGTCGGCCGCGCCTGGACGCGTCGGACTTGAGCAGATAGTGCGCGGATACCTTTCGCCCCAGCACCGTGAACGGCTTGGCGACGGCTGCCCCAACGCCGCTCTGCTCGACGAGATCGGGCGCTGCGCCGACACAACCAGGCAGGCGTACACGGACGGTGTGCTGATCCTCATCGACGGAATTGCCGAACGCATGGCGCCCGAGGCCCCGTCCTCCGCACGGGTGAAGGCGCTCAGTCTTCTCGGCCTGATGGCCGGGACACTGCAGCTCTCCCGCGCCTTGACCGACAACCAACTCGCCAACGAGCTCCTCGATCAGGGCGTGGACAACGCCCTCGCCCTGCTGGACAGCTGGCAGCGCGGCTGA